DNA from Bacteroidota bacterium:
AGACGCCGCGCCTCCGCAGCGGAGTCGCTCCCTCGGGGGCGGCTCCGTTTTGGTTAACCCTCGCGTGAGCAAAACGTGAACACTGGGGGAGCCGGTCTGCCCTTGTGCCCACCTCGCACTAGCCCTATATTTGCAGCCCGCAACGGAAACGTCCGCTCACCTTTCCTCCGGACCCCGACCCGAGACCTGCCTATCGAAGCAAGGTGCTACTCCCGGTAACCGGCACGCGCTGGTTGTCTCCTGCTGACGCTCTTTCTACCCTTGTAGGTTAGCACCGTGCGACTTTCCTGCTTTTCCGATAGGCCAGGCTTGCTGGCGCTCTCGCTCTGGATCGCCCTCTTCAGCGGCGCGGTGGGGGCGGGCGTGCCTCCGGTGCAGGCACAGGTAGCCTTTGCGCCGCAGCTTGGCAGCGCGTCGCAGCCCGAGCAGACGCCTGCGCTCCGCGTGGTGGAGCAGACCGATCAGCGCATCGTGTACGAGGTGCGCGTGGACTGGCCGGAGCCGCTGGCCGACGCCGTGCGCGCCTCGGACGATCTGGCGAGCGCCCGGCTCCGTGCCGCCCGAGGGGACGGAAGCGTCTCCGCGTTCCTGAGCCTGCCGTCGCTCGCCCAACCGGCCGTCGAGGTGCTCGCGGCAGACTACGACGAGGTGACCTACGCTGCGCCAAGCGACGATGCGGCGCTCGACGGGCTCGTCGGGCCGGTGGCGGAGGTGACGGCGCTCGGGATGGAACGGCGGCGGCCGGCCGGGACGTTTGTCGCCCGCCTCCTGCGCTACGACCCGGAGCGCGGCACGCTACGCCGCTACCGGCGGATCCGGGCGGCGGTGCGCTTCCCGGCGGCGCGCTCAGCGCGTCCGTTCGCAGCGGCCAGCCGGCTTAGCCCGGTAGACAACCCGCACCTCAACGTGGGCCAGAGCGCGCTGGCGTCGGGGACGTGGATCAAGGTGCCGGTGACGCAGGAAGGCATCTACCGGATCGACCGGGCCTTGCTCAGCGAGGCCGGGCTCTCGCCCGACGCCATCGACCCGAACAACGTGGCGGTCTTCGGCAACGGCGGCGCGCCTGTGCCGGCCCTCAACAGCGCCGCGCGCATCGCCGACCTCGCCGAGAACGCCTCGTTCGTCGTCGGCGGAGGCGACGGGCGGTTCGATAGCGGCGACGGGGTGTACTTCTACGGGGCCGCCCCGAACGGCTGGCGCTGGAACCAGACGGCGGCGGACCGCGACGGCCTCGGCTGGGAGCACTGGATCAACCTCTTCTCGAACGAAAACGCCTATTTCATCCGCGTCGACGGTGGCGGGCAGCGGGTCGGCAACCCTGGGTTCGCTGGGCTCGCGGGCGCGACGGTGCTCAGCCAGATCACGGGGCGCACCTTCGAGGAGCGCGACCTGCCCGACGGCATGATCGACCGCGACGGCGGCGGCTCCGGCCTGGACTGGCTGGGCGCGGAGGTGGCCTCGGCGCGGCCCTCGACGGTCGTGCTCGACACGCTACCGGCGGGCATCGCGGCGGGCACGGTGGCGTACCGGACGCGCGTCGCCACGAGCAGCCGCTCGTCCTCGCTCGTCTTCCAGAGCGGCGGCCAAGAGCTGGGCACGATCACCGCCAACAGCATCGGCCTCCTGGCCGGCAGCCGGACCCGGACCTTCGAGCAGGTGGTGGCCGAGGGCGCGCGGCTGCGGCTGGAGATGCGGCTCGGCGCGAGCAGCACGCAGGGCTGGATCGACTACGTCGAGGCCTTCTACCCGAAGGCGCTCCGGGCCGAGCGCGACTACCTCCGCTTCCACACGCCGGGCGGTCAGGCCGGGGTGTTCGAGTTCGTCCTGGCCGGGTTCTCCGCCGAACCCCAGGTCTGGGACGTCACCGACCCCGAGGCCGTCCGCCGCCTCGGCGTGCGCTCCGACGGCGGGAGCTACCGCGTGCAGGTCGAGGCTACCGACTCCGAGCGCCCGCGCGAACTCGTCGCCTTCACGACCGCGAGCGCGGCGGTCCGCACCCTGGCCTCGCCCGAGGCCGTGCCGAACCAGAACCTCCACGCCGTCGGCGGCTTCCCCGACTACGTGATCGTCGCGCCGACCGCGTTCCGGGAGGCCGCCGACGAGATTGCAGCGTACCGGGCCCAGGACGGGCTGCGCCCCCTCGTCGTGGACGTCGCGCAGATCTACAACGAGTTCTCCGGCGGGCTCCAGGACATGCGGGCGATGCGGGACTACTTCCGCTTCCTCTACGACCGCGCCGAGACCGACGAACAGCTTCTCCGCTACGTGCTCCTCTTGGGCGACGGGCACTTCGACTTCCGCGGCATCCGGCCCGGCGGCGACCAGAACAACTGGGTCCTGACCTACCAGACCGAGAACTCGTTCGACCGCATCCGGTCGTACACCAGCGACGACTACTTCGGCCTCCTCGACGCCGAGGAGGGCCTCTGGAGCTCGACGAGCGAGCGGCTGGACATCGGGATCGGGCGCTTTCCTGTGCGCACGGCGACGGCGGCGATGCAGATGGTGGAAAAGGTCAAGCGCTACGAGGACCCGGCGACGCGCGGCGCGTGGCGCACCCGCGTCACCTTCGTGGCCGACGACCAGGAGCCGAACGACTGGGACGACGACCTCCACGTCCAGAACGGCGAGCTCCTGGCGGACACGGTCAACGCCGTCGCGCCGGACCTGAACGTCCAGAAAATCTATGCGATGACCTACCCGCGCGTGCAGACGGCTCTCGGCGCGCGCTACCCCGAGGCGCAGGCCGACATCCGGCGCAGCTTCGACGAGGGTACGCTCGTCTGGAACTACAGCGGGCACGGCGGCTCCGGCGCCCTGGCCGACGAGAAGCTGCTCACCAAAGAAGAAATCATCGAGCTAGACAACGCCGACCGACTCCCAATTGCCGTGACCGCGAC
Protein-coding regions in this window:
- the porU gene encoding type IX secretion system sortase PorU, with the translated sequence MLALSLWIALFSGAVGAGVPPVQAQVAFAPQLGSASQPEQTPALRVVEQTDQRIVYEVRVDWPEPLADAVRASDDLASARLRAARGDGSVSAFLSLPSLAQPAVEVLAADYDEVTYAAPSDDAALDGLVGPVAEVTALGMERRRPAGTFVARLLRYDPERGTLRRYRRIRAAVRFPAARSARPFAAASRLSPVDNPHLNVGQSALASGTWIKVPVTQEGIYRIDRALLSEAGLSPDAIDPNNVAVFGNGGAPVPALNSAARIADLAENASFVVGGGDGRFDSGDGVYFYGAAPNGWRWNQTAADRDGLGWEHWINLFSNENAYFIRVDGGGQRVGNPGFAGLAGATVLSQITGRTFEERDLPDGMIDRDGGGSGLDWLGAEVASARPSTVVLDTLPAGIAAGTVAYRTRVATSSRSSSLVFQSGGQELGTITANSIGLLAGSRTRTFEQVVAEGARLRLEMRLGASSTQGWIDYVEAFYPKALRAERDYLRFHTPGGQAGVFEFVLAGFSAEPQVWDVTDPEAVRRLGVRSDGGSYRVQVEATDSERPRELVAFTTASAAVRTLASPEAVPNQNLHAVGGFPDYVIVAPTAFREAADEIAAYRAQDGLRPLVVDVAQIYNEFSGGLQDMRAMRDYFRFLYDRAETDEQLLRYVLLLGDGHFDFRGIRPGGDQNNWVLTYQTENSFDRIRSYTSDDYFGLLDAEEGLWSSTSERLDIGIGRFPVRTATAAMQMVEKVKRYEDPATRGAWRTRVTFVADDQEPNDWDDDLHVQNGELLADTVNAVAPDLNVQKIYAMTYPRVQTALGARYPEAQADIRRSFDEGTLVWNYSGHGGSGALADEKLLTKEEIIELDNADRLPIAVTATCSFGRYDVISDQSGGEELLLNAGGGAAAVLTTTRLVFTGSDPNNNNLGLNRVLLEFMLSREEDGTPRRLGDVYRLTKRTNPGATVNSRKFVFLGDPAMRVQLPERPISVTTVNGQPVGERGPRDTVAPSAAPAGAPTLATAGDAAPATLARGGLPELRALEEAEVTGEVLGFDGTRDTGYNGEVEVAVFDAERTVALPEDAVNYIPSGTVQVRSDLIYRGRATVRDGAWTIRFVVPRDISYSDAPGRISVYATDGSGRDGFGASEGFVVGGTAANPIQDNEPPRVDLFMNDTTFVPGGLVGTTPVLIAKLFDQNGINTVGAGVGHDLLLTIDGAEQDAVDIGRFYRGDLDSFQSGTVEFELPEQAPGPHTLTLRAWDVANNSATVSLDYFVEADGELVLRNVYNYPNPTNGPTRFVFEHNQPPGTVARIQLRIYTLSGRPVRTLDAQETLATGVLSGSVVQIPWDGRDEDFDTLATGIYLYRVRVEVERPDGETQVSERIERLAVIR